The stretch of DNA AAATTATCACAAAGTGCTACTTTTTCTGGGTTCGCCCCGGTCGCCACCAGATTACGAATCGCCTCATCGACAGATTTTTGCGCCATCAAGTAAGTGTCATAATATGAAAACTGAGGGCACAGACCATTGGATACGGCGACGGCGTTGTTTTCTTCCCCTCCGTGGACCGATAAATCAATCACACCGGCATCGTTAGCCCCTTGTTGAGTTTTACCACCATAAGGTTTTAAGCGCGTGGCCCCTTGAACTTCGTGATCGTAATATCTCACGATCGGTTCACGGGACGCCACGTTGGGTGAAGCCAAAACTTTTTCTAATGCTTTTTGCACACCTTCCGCCGTCGGGGCTGGGGCGGGCGTTTTTGCGGTTTCTCGATAAAACTCTTGGTATTTTTTCGGACCTTCAAAGTGAGCTTTGATCTTCATGCGGCTTAAACCCTCATGAAGGAAGTGTAAATTCAAAGTCGCCAGGGGTGTCGCCCCATGCACGACTTCGAAGTTTCCGCTATTGGTAAATTCCCCAAGGACACTCGCTTCAACACCCATGTCTTGAGCCAATTGCAAAAACGGACTGATGTTATTTGGAGTCACCGCATAGGACATACGTTCTTGCGATTCACTGATCAGCATTTCCCAAAATTCTAAGTTAGAATATTTAAGTGGATGCTTGCTTAAATCCATCCGTGCGCCGCCAGAGTATTGCGACATTTCCCCGATCGAAGAGCTCACACCGCCTGCGCCATTATCCGTGATTGCTTGGATCAAACCGCGATCGCGTGCTTGCAATGTGAAGTCTAATAAACGCTTTTGCGTGATGCTGTCCCCGATTTGTACGACGTTGGAAGCGACGTGGTCATGCAAGGCCAGCGAACTGAACGTCGCGCCGTGAACCCCGTCTTTACCTAAGCGGCCCCCGGCAACGACAATCAAATCACCGGGGTTGATTTCTTTAACTTCCGAATGACGGTTTTGGACTTTTTTAGGCATGATTCCTAAAGAGCCCACGAATATTAACGGCTTTGCCGCAAACTCACTGGCAAAATAAAAACTGCCATTCACCGTTGGAATACCACTTTGATTTCCGCCCTCTTCCACACCCTGATGAACCCCGCGGAAGATCACGCCGGGGTCCTTTAAAAGTTCAGGACGTTTTAGGGACTCTGCGGGAGGAAAAAGTTCTTTTTTAGAAAGACAGAACACATCCATATTGGCGATAGGCTTAGCACCTAATCCACAACCTAAGATGTCGCGATTAACTCCCAAGATCCCCGTGATGGCCCCACCAAAAGGATCTAGCGCCGAAGGACTGTTATGCGTTTCTACTTTCACGCAGACATTAATATTTTTATCAAAATCAACGATCCCGGCATTGTCTTTAAAAACAGAAACCAAGTATCCACAGTCCTGCAGATCTTTGGTCGCTTTTTGAATATAGCTTTTATAAAGACTGGTGACTTTTTTATTCCCAATCGCGGGGTAATCGCCTTGAGATTCTGAATACTCGACTTCGGCGGCAAAGATCTTGTGCTTACAGTGCTCACTCCAAGTTTGGGCTAGACACTCTAATTCGACCTCAGTGACTTTGTTAGCCCACCCTTGGGCTTCACGGCTTTTTACGACCTCGGGGCTTGAAAAGTGGTTGATGATGGTTTGAATTTCCTCATCACTTAAAGCCAGGCCGCGCTCTGAATTTATTTTTTGCAAGACATCGGTCTTAAGATCAAAAAGCAAAAGCTTTCGGTCTGAGATGGCGGGCGAATCCCAGAAATGGCCAAAGTTTTTCCAAAGACTGATGGTGTTTTGTTCAGATCCTCGCGCCACATCGACTTTATTTAAAAGCGGATTGGCCAAAGACTGAAATAACACTTTTTCGATTTGTTTTTGATTAAAATCCCCGTGGATTTCAAGTTCCCACCCGCTGTGAGCTTCAATACCGAACTCTTGCCAAGAAGTATTATGTTGCGGTGAAAAGAGCATCAAAGCTTCGGTGGCTGAACGCGCGATATTGTCCGTCACCCCAGCTAAGAAACGAACTTCCACGTAGGTGGCGTCGGCGCGGAATTCTGGCAGGCCATGTTTGATTTCTTCGGCCACGGGATCAAAGAAAATACGATCCATTAAAGTGTCGAGCTTGATTTCTTTGGCAAAGCCTGGTGTTTTTTCTAAGAGCCAATAGACACGGCGAAGTTTTAAATCCGTGATCGGGGCTTCTTTAGCAAAAGATTTTTTGAGGCTCTCTTCAGCGCTATGGTCATAAAGACTGCGAACGGAAATTCTTTGCATTAGGGATTCTCCTCAAAATAGACCGTGGACTGCTGGCCGGTTGAAAGGCTGTCCAAAAAATCAGTATAAATACGATGTTCAAGTTGGTGCATACGTGCACCCAGCTGCTCCAGGGATTCGGCAGCATGGATCGCCAATGGTTCTTGGCGAATCACGGCCCCAGTGTCCATGCCTTCATCGACAAAATGGATTGTGATCCCCGTATGGGACACTTTGTCGTTATAAGCGCGCGCGATCGAATCAACGCCGGGATACGCGGGTAAGAGCGAGGGATGGATGTTCACGATTTGGCTTTTACCTTGATGCCAGCTTGCAAACTTCGCTAAGAAGTCTGCCGAAATCAAGCGCATATAGCCCGCCAGCAAGATCCAATCCACTTTGTGCTCTTTTAAGAGTTTTAAAATTTCAGCCTCATGGGTGGCTTTATCTTGTTTTTTTTCTACTAAATAGGTGCGCACCCCTTCATTTTGAGCCTTCGCTAAAACAGGGGCCGTGGCTTTGTCCGACAAAACAAATGAGATCTCTAACTGCGACAGCGTCTTAGATTTTTGAATCAAAGCCATGGCGTTTGAACCCGTTCCTGAAGCAAAAATAGCGACCTTCACAGGTTTCACAGTCCGATGTCCTCTCTGAAGTACATGCCTTCATAAGAGACCTTTTTTAAATCTTCATACGCTTGCTTGCGCGCTTCTTCTTTGGAGGCCGCTAACGCCGTCATTCCTAAAACTCGTCCGCCGGTATTAACGATCTGCCCGGCTTTTTCGCCAACACCGGCAAAGTAAAGTCGAGACTTTGTTTCTTGGGTCGGGTATGTCACGGGATTTCCCAAAATCATTTGGCTTTGTGGATATCCTTGGCTCACCGCCACGACGTGAACCGACGTCAATGACGAAAGTTCACACGTTTGATTTTTGAGTTCGTGTTGTACTGCCGCGGTGATGATTTTTACTAAATCACTTTTTAATCGCGGCATCAGGCTTTGGGTCTCTGGATCACCCATGCGAACATTGTATTCCAAAACGTAAAGCCCTTTCGCCGTTTTCATCAAACCCGCAAATAAAAAGCCCTGAAAGGGTGTTCCTTGAGATGAGAGATAATTTAAAGTCTTTGCGAAGGTTTCGTGGATGGTTTTATCATCTTCAGCAGAAATAAAGTCACAAGGACTGTAAGCCCCCATGCCCCCGGTGTTGGCACTAAAAGGGTCTGGGGTGATTCGTTTGTAATCACAGGCTGTTCCCAAAACGACAAAGTCCTTGCCATCGCAAAGTGCAAAGGCGGAAAGCTCTTTACCTATAAGACATTCTTCAATTAACAGTGGATATCCGTATTGAGACCCCAACACGTCCACGGCCTCTTCGGCCTTAGCTAAGCTTTCACAAACCCAGACACCTTTGCCGGCGGCAAGGCCATCGGCTTTCACCACGATCGGGCTAGAAAAATCATGAGCGTGGATTTCTTTTAAAGCGTCCTCGTTATTTTGGGCCAAACTCCAGTGCGCGGTCAGCACGCCGGATTTTTCTAAGACCTCTTTGCAAAAGGCTTTCGATGATTCCAGTTTGGCAACATTCGGCGTGGGAGCAAAGACAGGAACGTTTTTAGATTCTAAACGAGATTTTAAATCTGAAAGAATCGCAGCCTCGGGCCCCACCACGACAAGAGACACCTTGTTTTCAAGACAAAATGCCTCAATATCCGCCGGTGATTCAACAGGGGCGCATTGGATTCCCATTTTTTGCATTCCGGGATTCCCTGGGCACACCCAAAGCTCACTCACCTCAGAGGACTCGCGCAGCTTGGCGGCTAGCGCATGTTCACGTCCCCCTTTACCTACTACCACAACCTTTTTCATTTAGTTTCCTAAAATTTCTTGGGCCTTTTCATGCCAACGCTTTAAAGTCATCTCTTCCGCAAATGGCTTTTTACGACCGACAACGCTCGCGACCTCATTAGCTAAGGCTTGATACAACAACGCACTGACTTCGATTTGTTGCGCAGAGAGTTTTTTGGGAACTTCTTTAAGCTCATCTTTACAGATGGATTTCCAATCTTGAGTTTTTCTTTCGGCCGCCAACTCTTTAGACTTTTTCACGGCATCGCTCCAAGACGTATTGCCGTAAAGCTGACGCAAAAATTCTTTAGACAGTGGCAAACCTTCGTAAGTTAAACGCAATTCATCAGGACCAATAGAATCAACCAGTAAAAGCTCACGATCCCCGTCAGCCTTTTTCTTACCGAACGCGTATTCAACTTTTCCGTCCCACAGTTTCACGCCGAAAGATTGAAAAAGCTTTTCAAGCTCTACCACGATTTCTTGTGTTTGCGCGCGCAGGGCTTTTTGTTCGCCTTCAGACACGATGTTCATGTCCGCGATTTCTTTTTTGGTTAAATAGCGATCGGACGTTTCAAGTTTGGTTGAAAATTCGACCAAGGCAGGATCAAAGGTCGTTGCACCCGACGGAACTTCTTTAAGACCAAGATCCGCCAAATAGGCCGGATTCTTTTTTAAACGACCTTCAAGAGAGTTTCCTTGTCCCAAGTGTTTGCGAAAGATCACTTCTAATGGCACTAAAGCCTCTGTCGGGCGATCTTGGTACATCGAATAGTCGTACTGACCTTCAATGAAATGCGGGCGTAAAACCTTAACGGCTTTTACTTCAATGGTATTTGGATTTACTGTTCCCACGAAGTGAGAAGGAATGCCTTTTTTTGCCAAGTGTTCAAAAAAAGACGCCGCCATGGAAGCCAAGGCCTCGCCCTTGTGAGGGATTTCGTCTGGCATTTCGCCCCAATCAAAAATGGAATAGCGATTGCTGTATTTGAACACCAACTTGTTACCGTCTTTATAAAGATCTTTAACTGAACCTGTATAGACTAGTTCCATGCTGTTTTCCCTGTTTCTACTAGTTTTTTCCACTGAATTACAAAGTTACCGATGTTGTTAGCACCGACCCACGCACCACCTGCTTTGGCTTTCGTGAAGAAGTCCAAAGCCAATTGAGAATTGGCCAACTGTTCTTTTTCACAAAGGAACAAGTTTAAGCCAGAAGATTGTGGCAATTCCCAAGGGCTGACGATTTCACCGAAACATTTTGCATCTTTCACGTCGGTCCATTCCACCGCCGCGCCACTTTGAGTTTGGATGTCTTCAATCGCTTTTTGAATTGGCGAATAAGATTCCAGATTTTTATTCCAGTGAAGATGGATTTTATCACTAGGAATGTTTTTCCAACGGATCAGCATATCAGCAATTGAATTGGCGTTTTCTTCGGTCACGCAAGCCACCGGAACACCTTTAGGCATTTGCACCACTGAAAGAAAGGCGTCTAATCCCGCGAAGGCCCCATTTACGGAAATTCCAAAAACGGGTTTTTGAGTCAAAGAGGCTACCACACCTGGAAGATGGGCTGCTAAGCCTGCACCCGCCACGAACACATCAGCTCCGCAAGTCGTGACGATTTCACGAACACGGTCGGGATTTCTGTGTGCCGAAGCCACTTCCATGGTCACCGGGCCACATTTTTCCAAAGATCGACATAAGGGACCATAAACTCTTTCATCACTTGCGCTACCAAAAAGCACTTGAATCTTCATAGAGGGACCTCACTTTTTCCGTCTCCACCGGTATTGTGTTTACGGGTTTTTAAAAAATCTTCTGTTGATACTGGAACTGGATATTCGCCGTCTAGACAAGCACTGCACAGGTCTTGCAACCCGATGCCTTCTTTCAGACGATTTAAAGGTAAATAGACTAAAGCGTCGACCGTAAGCGCTTTAGCAATCTCATCTTCCGTGCGTTGATACGCCACCAAGGATTCCCCGTCCGGGAAATCAATGCCATAAAAACAGGGGTGACGAATTGGCGGACAGGTGCTCGCTAAATAAACTTTTTCGGCCCCGGCGTCTCTTAAAAGTTGAATGATACGTGCGGACGTCGTGCCGCGCACAATGCTGTCATCGACTAGCAAAATCTTTTTCCCGCGGATTTCACTTTCCACAGGGGAAAGTTTTAAGTTCACCATCATCTTACGCAGCTCTGGCGAGTTGATAATAAAACTTCTTTGCACGTAACGGTTTTTAATTAAAACTTCACGGTAAGGCTTTTCTAAAACTTCGGCTAAACGACATGCGGCCGCGCGGGAAGTATCTGGCACAGGTGCCACCACATCAACATCTAAGCCCTTTTTCTGAACCTCTTCGGCTAAGATTTGTCCTAGGTTTAAACGCGTTTCATACACCGGCCGACCATGCCATTCGGTTTCGGAGCCGGCGAAATAAATCCATTCAAACA from Bdellovibrio bacteriovorus encodes:
- a CDS encoding phosphoribosylformylglycinamidine synthase subunit PurL is translated as MQRISVRSLYDHSAEESLKKSFAKEAPITDLKLRRVYWLLEKTPGFAKEIKLDTLMDRIFFDPVAEEIKHGLPEFRADATYVEVRFLAGVTDNIARSATEALMLFSPQHNTSWQEFGIEAHSGWELEIHGDFNQKQIEKVLFQSLANPLLNKVDVARGSEQNTISLWKNFGHFWDSPAISDRKLLLFDLKTDVLQKINSERGLALSDEEIQTIINHFSSPEVVKSREAQGWANKVTEVELECLAQTWSEHCKHKIFAAEVEYSESQGDYPAIGNKKVTSLYKSYIQKATKDLQDCGYLVSVFKDNAGIVDFDKNINVCVKVETHNSPSALDPFGGAITGILGVNRDILGCGLGAKPIANMDVFCLSKKELFPPAESLKRPELLKDPGVIFRGVHQGVEEGGNQSGIPTVNGSFYFASEFAAKPLIFVGSLGIMPKKVQNRHSEVKEINPGDLIVVAGGRLGKDGVHGATFSSLALHDHVASNVVQIGDSITQKRLLDFTLQARDRGLIQAITDNGAGGVSSSIGEMSQYSGGARMDLSKHPLKYSNLEFWEMLISESQERMSYAVTPNNISPFLQLAQDMGVEASVLGEFTNSGNFEVVHGATPLATLNLHFLHEGLSRMKIKAHFEGPKKYQEFYRETAKTPAPAPTAEGVQKALEKVLASPNVASREPIVRYYDHEVQGATRLKPYGGKTQQGANDAGVIDLSVHGGEENNAVAVSNGLCPQFSYYDTYLMAQKSVDEAIRNLVATGANPEKVALCDNFCWPDPIEKSSNPDAHHKMAQLVRACEGLYDAAQSFRAPFVSGKDSMKNDFIGKTKSGETVKISVPPTLLVTAIGQIPEANKTCPGFFRKAGEEIYILGQLTSSLYASTLAQEFVVNEEAPEYPNLKANNDLYKKIFQAHRQELMSSCHDLSEGGLMGALAESCFGNALGANLNLNDLTWNQLWSETGSVFVVSVPTEKKKDFEAHFAKAAKHVGTTTADGQMKWSFGGSTQTVPTANLQNIWSKGVLNVYEA
- the purN gene encoding phosphoribosylglycinamide formyltransferase; the encoded protein is MKPVKVAIFASGTGSNAMALIQKSKTLSQLEISFVLSDKATAPVLAKAQNEGVRTYLVEKKQDKATHEAEILKLLKEHKVDWILLAGYMRLISADFLAKFASWHQGKSQIVNIHPSLLPAYPGVDSIARAYNDKVSHTGITIHFVDEGMDTGAVIRQEPLAIHAAESLEQLGARMHQLEHRIYTDFLDSLSTGQQSTVYFEENP
- the purD gene encoding phosphoribosylamine--glycine ligase, with product MKKVVVVGKGGREHALAAKLRESSEVSELWVCPGNPGMQKMGIQCAPVESPADIEAFCLENKVSLVVVGPEAAILSDLKSRLESKNVPVFAPTPNVAKLESSKAFCKEVLEKSGVLTAHWSLAQNNEDALKEIHAHDFSSPIVVKADGLAAGKGVWVCESLAKAEEAVDVLGSQYGYPLLIEECLIGKELSAFALCDGKDFVVLGTACDYKRITPDPFSANTGGMGAYSPCDFISAEDDKTIHETFAKTLNYLSSQGTPFQGFLFAGLMKTAKGLYVLEYNVRMGDPETQSLMPRLKSDLVKIITAAVQHELKNQTCELSSLTSVHVVAVSQGYPQSQMILGNPVTYPTQETKSRLYFAGVGEKAGQIVNTGGRVLGMTALAASKEEARKQAYEDLKKVSYEGMYFREDIGL
- a CDS encoding phosphoribosylaminoimidazolesuccinocarboxamide synthase: MELVYTGSVKDLYKDGNKLVFKYSNRYSIFDWGEMPDEIPHKGEALASMAASFFEHLAKKGIPSHFVGTVNPNTIEVKAVKVLRPHFIEGQYDYSMYQDRPTEALVPLEVIFRKHLGQGNSLEGRLKKNPAYLADLGLKEVPSGATTFDPALVEFSTKLETSDRYLTKKEIADMNIVSEGEQKALRAQTQEIVVELEKLFQSFGVKLWDGKVEYAFGKKKADGDRELLLVDSIGPDELRLTYEGLPLSKEFLRQLYGNTSWSDAVKKSKELAAERKTQDWKSICKDELKEVPKKLSAQQIEVSALLYQALANEVASVVGRKKPFAEEMTLKRWHEKAQEILGN
- a CDS encoding AIR carboxylase family protein, translating into MKIQVLFGSASDERVYGPLCRSLEKCGPVTMEVASAHRNPDRVREIVTTCGADVFVAGAGLAAHLPGVVASLTQKPVFGISVNGAFAGLDAFLSVVQMPKGVPVACVTEENANSIADMLIRWKNIPSDKIHLHWNKNLESYSPIQKAIEDIQTQSGAAVEWTDVKDAKCFGEIVSPWELPQSSGLNLFLCEKEQLANSQLALDFFTKAKAGGAWVGANNIGNFVIQWKKLVETGKTAWN